In Rhodoferax koreense, a genomic segment contains:
- a CDS encoding TolC family outer membrane protein: protein MRSFRPVLLLAAVQWALCASAQAQSLIELYDAARATDATYQSAKAQYDANLAKSDQAKAAILPAANLDVGVTRNLFDNTNPDYQRAYTTQSATVSASQPLYRPANWASYEQGKKLIDLAQAQLAAAEQDLVLRVSQAYFDVLAASDSLTFVRAQKAAVAEQLASAKRNFEVGTSTITDSREAQARYDLVVAQEIAADNDLRVKKLALDQIVSRVDATPKPVLAPIVLPNLQPQDLNGWVTIAETSHPSVLQALTALDVARLETTKAKAGNKPTIDLTAGYNVTRNPNGTSTSTLNSRYNAANIGVQLSLPLFAGFSVQNRIRETLSLEDKAVADLEATRRVVSQATRTAFYGVLSGLGQIKALEAAEASSQSALEANQLGYRVGVRINIDVLNAQSQLYQTKRDLARARYDVLVGSLRLRQANGTLRPEDLQAVNALLAP from the coding sequence ATGCGAAGCTTCCGTCCCGTCCTGCTTCTCGCCGCCGTGCAATGGGCGCTGTGCGCCTCGGCCCAGGCGCAAAGCCTGATCGAACTCTACGATGCGGCCCGCGCCACCGACGCCACCTACCAATCGGCCAAGGCGCAATACGACGCCAACCTCGCCAAGTCCGACCAAGCCAAGGCCGCCATCCTGCCTGCGGCCAACCTCGATGTCGGCGTGACGCGCAACCTCTTCGACAACACCAATCCCGACTACCAGCGGGCCTACACCACGCAGTCGGCCACGGTCAGCGCCTCGCAGCCGCTGTACCGGCCGGCCAACTGGGCCAGTTACGAGCAAGGCAAGAAGCTCATCGACCTGGCCCAGGCGCAGCTCGCTGCTGCCGAACAGGATTTGGTGCTCCGCGTGAGCCAGGCCTATTTCGATGTGCTGGCCGCCAGCGACAGCCTGACCTTCGTGCGCGCCCAGAAGGCCGCCGTCGCCGAGCAGCTTGCGTCGGCCAAGCGCAACTTCGAGGTGGGCACGTCCACCATCACCGATTCGCGCGAAGCCCAGGCCCGCTACGATCTGGTGGTCGCCCAGGAGATCGCGGCCGACAACGACCTGCGTGTCAAGAAGCTCGCACTCGACCAGATCGTGAGCCGCGTCGACGCCACGCCGAAACCGGTGCTCGCACCCATCGTGCTGCCCAACCTTCAGCCGCAGGACCTGAACGGCTGGGTCACGATCGCCGAAACCAGCCATCCATCGGTGCTGCAGGCGCTGACCGCGCTCGACGTGGCCCGGCTGGAAACCACCAAGGCCAAGGCGGGGAACAAGCCCACCATCGACCTCACCGCGGGCTACAACGTCACGCGCAACCCGAACGGCACCTCCACCTCCACGCTGAATTCGCGCTACAACGCGGCCAACATCGGCGTGCAGCTGAGTCTGCCGCTCTTTGCCGGCTTCTCGGTCCAGAACCGCATCCGCGAAACCCTGTCGCTCGAGGACAAGGCCGTGGCCGACCTCGAGGCCACGCGCCGCGTCGTCTCCCAGGCCACGCGCACCGCGTTCTACGGCGTGTTGTCGGGCCTGGGCCAGATCAAGGCGCTCGAAGCCGCAGAGGCCTCCAGCCAGAGCGCGCTCGAAGCCAACCAGCTCGGCTACCGCGTGGGTGTGCGCATCAACATCGACGTGCTCAATGCCCAGAGCCAGCTCTACCAGACCAAGCGCGACCTGGCCCGCGCGCGCTACGACGTGCTCGTCGGCAGCCTGCGCCTGCGCCAGGCCAACGGCACCCTCAGGCCCGAAGACCTGCAGGCCGTGAACGCGCTGCTCGCGCCCTGA
- a CDS encoding S8 family serine peptidase codes for MDASPPLSPAPAVAPVALESADAAAELRDAFDPATGHWAFPQAGDFWDAVRAAHARGQRGAGARMAIVDTACDLGIPLLARASGGRAVLASAPGEPTAHGTAVALLVATVAPEAALDLYEITQDGQPSLARIAEALAQIAASEASIVCMSLGMPQDYNLDAATAWVHAHAGSRGLPGVLDAVVARPGWPKHQITACRAEVCLCRAVDGLRPSGKRVLAAVGNSPGQAFCPASAAGAIAVGFQLDRRERVALHEAAWSAAPDYAQSQLTDATLMQPAGVLGSSFATPLLAGALALGIGAGNPDDDLRRLMASAQIGALADIDMAEWYSRPQGEDDARDAELEKRLAYTYAVAIQAHPHYPGLAPETLLGSAIFGASFIINAGLFFMGTGELELARQLLSWARAVVPGNCHAAANLGKTFYLMAQRSEDGQTMALAEAASGEYAAAIALRPRFEPYLQEKAKIDAFIRTDAVR; via the coding sequence ATGGATGCTTCACCACCCCTTTCCCCGGCGCCCGCCGTTGCACCTGTCGCCCTCGAGTCGGCCGATGCCGCCGCCGAACTGCGCGACGCCTTCGATCCGGCCACCGGCCACTGGGCCTTTCCCCAGGCCGGCGACTTCTGGGACGCGGTGCGCGCCGCCCACGCGCGTGGCCAACGCGGCGCCGGCGCCCGCATGGCCATCGTCGATACCGCCTGCGACCTGGGCATTCCGCTGCTCGCCCGTGCCAGCGGCGGCCGCGCCGTCCTGGCCAGCGCCCCCGGCGAGCCGACCGCACACGGTACCGCGGTGGCGCTGCTGGTGGCCACGGTGGCGCCGGAGGCCGCACTCGACCTCTACGAAATCACGCAGGACGGCCAGCCGAGCCTGGCGCGCATCGCCGAAGCCCTGGCACAGATCGCCGCGTCGGAGGCGAGCATCGTCTGCATGAGCCTGGGCATGCCGCAGGACTACAACCTCGACGCGGCGACGGCCTGGGTGCACGCGCACGCCGGCAGCCGGGGCCTGCCCGGCGTGCTCGACGCCGTCGTGGCGCGCCCCGGCTGGCCGAAGCACCAGATCACCGCTTGCCGCGCCGAGGTCTGCCTGTGCCGGGCGGTGGACGGCCTGCGGCCATCGGGCAAACGGGTGCTGGCGGCCGTGGGCAACAGCCCCGGCCAGGCCTTCTGCCCGGCCAGCGCGGCCGGTGCCATCGCCGTGGGCTTCCAGCTCGACCGTCGCGAACGCGTGGCCCTGCACGAGGCCGCCTGGTCGGCCGCGCCGGACTACGCCCAATCGCAGCTCACCGACGCGACGCTGATGCAGCCCGCGGGCGTGCTGGGCAGCAGCTTTGCGACGCCGCTCCTGGCCGGCGCGCTGGCGCTGGGCATCGGCGCGGGCAACCCCGACGACGACCTGCGCCGCCTCATGGCCAGCGCCCAGATCGGCGCGCTGGCTGACATCGACATGGCCGAGTGGTATAGCCGGCCCCAGGGCGAGGATGACGCGCGCGATGCCGAACTCGAGAAACGCCTCGCCTACACCTACGCCGTGGCCATCCAGGCGCATCCGCACTACCCCGGCCTGGCACCCGAAACCCTGCTCGGCAGCGCCATCTTCGGCGCGAGTTTCATCATCAACGCCGGGCTGTTCTTCATGGGCACGGGTGAACTCGAACTCGCGCGGCAGCTGCTGTCCTGGGCCCGCGCCGTCGTACCCGGCAACTGCCACGCGGCGGCAAACCTGGGGAAGACCTTTTATCTGATGGCACAGCGGTCGGAGGACGGCCAGACCATGGCCCTGGCCGAGGCCGCCAGCGGGGAATACGCGGCGGCTATTGCTTTGAGGCCACGTTTCGAACCCTATTTGCAGGAGAAGGCGAAGATCGATGCGTTCATTCGCACCGATGCGGTCCGCTGA
- a CDS encoding DUF2846 domain-containing protein, translating into MTINQNTISLALSALLLTGCASVNMATTKESDAAKQFTAPSAGVSGLYVYRNSFVGKALKKDIFVDGKCLGESASDVFFYAQIEGDKKHKIETESEFSPNALEVFMESGKNYFIRQFIKLGAFVGGADLEQIPEEQAKADIAKLGLAQPGTCGK; encoded by the coding sequence ATGACCATCAATCAAAATACCATCTCCCTTGCACTATCTGCACTACTGTTGACCGGATGCGCCTCAGTCAACATGGCCACCACGAAGGAGTCTGACGCGGCCAAGCAATTCACCGCCCCAAGCGCAGGGGTGTCGGGTTTGTACGTCTATCGAAACAGCTTCGTCGGCAAGGCGCTGAAAAAGGACATTTTTGTGGATGGTAAATGCCTGGGAGAAAGCGCATCCGATGTCTTCTTCTATGCGCAGATTGAAGGTGACAAGAAGCACAAGATCGAAACCGAATCCGAGTTCTCACCGAATGCGTTGGAAGTGTTCATGGAAAGCGGCAAAAACTACTTCATACGGCAGTTCATAAAGCTCGGAGCTTTCGTCGGGGGCGCGGATCTGGAGCAGATACCAGAAGAGCAGGCTAAGGCGGACATCGCGAAACTAGGTTTAGCCCAGCCTGGCACGTGCGGCAAATAG
- a CDS encoding 3-deoxy-D-manno-octulosonic acid transferase: MWLSQPLLRRKMRRRGVAEPGYLLKVEERFGHYDLPPETGTGFVWIHAVSLGETRTSAILLAALREALPGMRLLLTHGTATGQAEGKALLRPGDVQVWQPWDSAGATRRFLAQFKPRIGLLMETEIWPNLVAHCAAAGVPLVLVNARLSAKSLHQAEQFAALARPAYGGLAAVWAQSEDDAMRLRALGAPVKGVLGNLKFDASPDPAKLQTGRDWCRTWREATGRPVVLFASAREGEEIQLLQSLKRFRLLKQKDPAVGAMKLGVNEVQWLIVPRHPQRFDQVAALIEAEGFSLSRRSHWRDSPAPAEVWLGDSLGEMALYYGLGEVALLGGSFEPLGGQNLIEAAACGCPVLMGPSTFNFSEAAALAEAAGAARRVADMDAAVQAALDLLNDPAALAEAAAAGPRFAGAHKGAARKTAAAVAALVQE; encoded by the coding sequence ATGTGGCTCAGCCAGCCGCTGCTGCGGCGCAAGATGCGCCGGCGCGGCGTGGCCGAACCGGGTTACCTGCTCAAAGTGGAGGAGCGCTTCGGCCATTACGACCTGCCCCCCGAGACCGGCACCGGCTTCGTCTGGATCCACGCGGTGTCGCTCGGCGAAACCCGCACTTCGGCGATCCTGCTGGCCGCCCTGCGCGAGGCGCTGCCGGGCATGCGCCTGCTGCTGACCCACGGCACGGCCACCGGGCAGGCCGAAGGCAAGGCCCTGCTGCGGCCCGGCGACGTGCAGGTCTGGCAACCCTGGGACTCGGCCGGCGCGACACGCCGGTTCCTCGCGCAGTTCAAGCCGCGCATCGGCCTGCTCATGGAAACCGAGATCTGGCCCAATCTGGTGGCGCACTGTGCCGCGGCGGGCGTGCCGCTGGTGTTGGTGAACGCGCGGCTCAGCGCCAAGTCGCTGCACCAGGCCGAGCAATTCGCCGCGCTCGCCCGGCCGGCCTACGGCGGCCTGGCGGCGGTGTGGGCACAAAGCGAAGACGACGCGATGCGACTGCGTGCACTCGGCGCGCCGGTCAAGGGGGTGCTCGGCAACCTCAAGTTCGACGCCTCGCCCGATCCGGCCAAGCTGCAGACCGGCCGCGATTGGTGCCGCACCTGGCGCGAGGCCACGGGACGGCCCGTCGTGCTGTTCGCCAGCGCGCGCGAAGGCGAGGAAATCCAGCTGCTGCAGAGTTTGAAGCGTTTTCGGCTCCTGAAGCAGAAGGATCCTGCGGTGGGTGCTATGAAATTGGGAGTGAACGAGGTGCAATGGCTGATCGTGCCACGCCATCCGCAACGCTTTGACCAAGTCGCGGCACTGATCGAGGCCGAGGGCTTCAGCCTGTCGCGGCGCAGCCATTGGCGCGACAGCCCCGCGCCGGCGGAGGTGTGGCTCGGCGATTCGCTCGGCGAGATGGCGCTGTATTACGGCCTGGGCGAGGTCGCGCTGCTCGGCGGCAGCTTCGAACCCCTCGGCGGGCAGAACCTGATCGAGGCCGCCGCCTGTGGCTGCCCGGTGCTGATGGGCCCGTCCACCTTCAATTTCTCCGAAGCCGCGGCGCTGGCCGAAGCCGCCGGCGCGGCCCGGCGCGTGGCCGACATGGACGCGGCGGTACAGGCTGCGCTGGATCTGCTGAACGACCCAGCCGCCTTGGCCGAGGCCGCCGCGGCCGGCCCGCGTTTCGCCGGGGCGCACAAGGGGGCGGCGCGCAAGACGGCGGCGGCGGTGGCGGCTTTGGTGCAGGAATAA
- the waaC gene encoding lipopolysaccharide heptosyltransferase I codes for MNILIVKLSPLTDVVHAMPAVRDIQSELPGTQIDWVVEPGFAPLVRRCDAVHRVIECDLRRWRKTVFTADTRTAWRAFMADLQYESYDAVIDLQGESKSQLVAKMARLNPNGLRYTLTDQAEGSGFEPPTRRVADVATPVEAHLHVVERMRVMCARALVYALPPTLGYGIKVRATDASQAIKNIAQDFFDSGSSIPAPVVVFIHGSSRPENQWPESHWLELGHRLNGLGYTVAFVHGSDDEQWRSESIAGRLKQAVVWPRMGSDAIVDALTHGIGVIGVDSGLCHIAMALDLPLVQIYNTDTIWRTGPLDTDHQIAVFAEPTPSVDQVWQAWMQASALASLRE; via the coding sequence ATGAACATCCTGATCGTCAAATTGTCCCCGCTGACCGACGTGGTGCATGCCATGCCGGCGGTGCGCGACATCCAGTCGGAACTGCCCGGCACGCAGATCGACTGGGTGGTCGAGCCCGGCTTCGCCCCGCTGGTGCGGCGCTGCGACGCCGTGCACCGCGTCATCGAATGCGACCTGCGGCGCTGGCGCAAGACGGTGTTCACCGCCGACACGCGCACGGCCTGGCGCGCCTTCATGGCCGACCTGCAGTACGAAAGCTACGACGCGGTGATCGACCTGCAGGGGGAGAGCAAATCCCAGTTGGTGGCCAAGATGGCCCGGCTCAACCCGAACGGCCTGCGCTACACGCTCACCGACCAGGCCGAGGGGTCGGGTTTCGAGCCGCCCACGCGCCGGGTGGCCGATGTGGCCACGCCGGTGGAGGCGCACCTGCACGTCGTGGAGCGCATGCGTGTGATGTGCGCCCGAGCCCTGGTGTATGCGCTGCCGCCGACCCTTGGCTACGGCATCAAGGTGCGCGCCACGGATGCGTCGCAGGCCATCAAGAACATTGCGCAGGACTTCTTCGATTCCGGCTCGAGCATTCCGGCGCCGGTGGTGGTGTTCATCCACGGCAGTTCGCGGCCCGAGAACCAATGGCCCGAAAGCCACTGGCTCGAGCTCGGCCACCGGCTCAACGGCCTGGGCTACACCGTGGCCTTCGTGCATGGCAGCGACGACGAGCAGTGGCGCAGCGAAAGCATCGCGGGGCGACTCAAGCAGGCCGTGGTCTGGCCGCGCATGGGCAGCGATGCCATCGTCGATGCGCTCACCCACGGCATCGGCGTGATCGGCGTGGACAGCGGCCTGTGCCACATCGCCATGGCGCTGGACCTGCCCCTGGTCCAGATCTACAACACCGACACCATCTGGCGCACCGGCCCGCTCGATACCGACCACCAGATCGCCGTGTTCGCCGAGCCCACGCCCAGCGTGGACCAGGTCTGGCAGGCCTGGATGCAGGCGTCGGCTTTAGCCTCGCTCCGGGAATGA
- the waaC gene encoding lipopolysaccharide heptosyltransferase I yields the protein MRLLIVKLSSLGDVIQTLPALHDMRQALPSGTVFDWVVEEAFAPLLQATVPGLARVIPVAQRRWRKTPFSPAVRAERARFTQALRAEAYDAVIDFQGLIKSALIARRARLAPGGWRATYGNGSEDCGYEWPVRFMVEQPQPMPPRIHSLQRYRRLAALALGYAPREDGICYDELQVVPVDPDGSVMLVHGTTRADNEWPLAQWAEIGRRLAAQGLPVSVPQASNAEAEFARQLCAAIGPGASVLPRMGLPALAARMAGCVGVIGVDSGLSHLAVALDLPHVQIFSQPRIWRAGPLGINYQVAVGGARAPEVDTVWQAWQSVWRSFHAARDRPVPA from the coding sequence ATGCGCCTCCTGATCGTCAAGCTCTCGTCGCTCGGCGATGTGATCCAGACCCTGCCGGCGCTGCACGACATGCGCCAGGCCCTGCCGTCCGGCACCGTTTTCGACTGGGTGGTGGAGGAGGCCTTTGCGCCGCTGCTGCAGGCCACGGTACCCGGGCTGGCGCGCGTCATCCCGGTGGCGCAGCGGCGCTGGCGCAAGACACCGTTCAGCCCGGCCGTACGGGCCGAGCGCGCCCGTTTCACGCAGGCCCTGCGGGCCGAGGCCTACGACGCGGTCATCGATTTCCAGGGGCTGATCAAGTCGGCGCTGATCGCGCGCCGTGCCCGGCTCGCGCCCGGCGGCTGGCGTGCCACCTACGGCAACGGCAGCGAAGACTGCGGCTATGAATGGCCGGTGCGCTTCATGGTCGAGCAGCCGCAGCCGATGCCGCCGCGCATCCATTCGCTGCAGCGTTACAGACGGCTGGCCGCGCTGGCCCTGGGTTACGCGCCGCGCGAAGACGGCATCTGCTACGACGAACTGCAGGTCGTGCCGGTCGACCCGGACGGCAGCGTGATGCTGGTGCACGGCACGACGCGCGCCGACAACGAATGGCCTCTGGCGCAGTGGGCCGAGATCGGCCGCCGCCTGGCGGCGCAGGGTTTGCCGGTGAGCGTGCCGCAGGCCAGCAACGCCGAGGCCGAGTTCGCGCGGCAACTGTGCGCGGCCATCGGCCCCGGCGCGAGCGTGCTGCCGCGCATGGGCCTGCCGGCGCTGGCCGCGCGCATGGCCGGCTGTGTGGGCGTGATCGGCGTGGATTCGGGCCTGAGCCATCTGGCCGTGGCGCTGGATTTGCCGCACGTGCAGATCTTCAGCCAGCCGCGCATCTGGCGCGCCGGGCCGTTGGGCATTAATTACCAGGTGGCCGTGGGCGGGGCGAGGGCACCGGAGGTGGACACCGTGTGGCAGGCGTGGCAATCTGTATGGCGCAGCTTCCATGCGGCGCGGGATCGACCCGTGCCCGCGTGA
- a CDS encoding phosphomannomutase/phosphoglucomutase: MQIAASIFKAYDIRGIVPSTVTAEVAEGIGRAFGTIALAEGETTVAVGRDGRLSGPDLSAALMRGLAAVGIEVIDVGLVTTPMLYFAAATLCKSGIQVTGSHNPKDYNGFKMVMGGRAIYGEEIQAIRKMMEAENWALKDGGKIRQADVLEAYTARIVSDIQLARPMKIVVDSGNGVAGASAPAILRAIGCEVIELFSEVDGNFPNHHPDPSKPENLRDLIAALKTSGAELGLAFDGDGDRLGIVTREGVNIYPDRQMMLFARDVLKRVPGGTILFDVKCTQRLAPAIAEAGGQPLMYKTGHSLIKAKMREIEAGGGQAPLGGEMSGHIFFKERWFGFDDGTYAGTRLLEIVSQSPDASAVLNALPTSFSTPELNVACKEGEPPKLVADAVALANFPAPATINTIDGLRVDWPDGFGLLRASNTTPVLVLRFEGHTEEALHRIEADMLKLLRQVKPDASFAEAAH, translated from the coding sequence ATGCAGATCGCAGCTTCCATCTTCAAGGCCTACGACATCCGCGGCATCGTGCCATCCACCGTGACCGCCGAGGTGGCGGAGGGCATCGGCCGTGCCTTCGGCACCATCGCCCTGGCCGAGGGTGAAACCACGGTGGCGGTGGGCCGCGACGGGCGGCTGAGCGGGCCGGACCTGAGCGCGGCGCTGATGCGCGGCCTGGCCGCGGTCGGCATCGAAGTGATCGACGTCGGCCTGGTCACCACGCCGATGCTGTATTTCGCGGCGGCCACGCTGTGCAAGAGCGGCATCCAGGTCACCGGCAGCCACAACCCGAAGGACTACAACGGCTTCAAGATGGTGATGGGCGGCCGCGCAATCTACGGCGAGGAAATCCAGGCCATCCGCAAGATGATGGAGGCCGAGAACTGGGCGCTGAAGGACGGCGGCAAGATCCGCCAGGCCGACGTGCTCGAGGCGTACACCGCGCGCATCGTCTCCGACATCCAGTTGGCCCGGCCGATGAAGATCGTCGTCGATTCGGGCAACGGCGTGGCCGGCGCGTCGGCACCGGCCATCCTGCGCGCGATCGGCTGCGAAGTCATCGAACTCTTCAGCGAGGTCGACGGCAACTTCCCCAACCACCATCCCGATCCGAGCAAGCCCGAGAACTTGCGGGACCTGATCGCCGCACTCAAGACCTCGGGCGCCGAGCTCGGCCTGGCCTTCGACGGCGACGGCGACCGCCTGGGCATCGTTACCCGCGAAGGCGTGAACATCTATCCCGACCGCCAGATGATGCTGTTCGCACGCGACGTGCTCAAGCGCGTGCCCGGCGGCACCATCCTGTTCGACGTGAAGTGCACCCAGCGCCTGGCGCCGGCGATTGCCGAAGCCGGCGGCCAGCCGCTGATGTACAAGACCGGCCATTCGCTGATCAAGGCCAAGATGCGCGAGATCGAGGCCGGCGGTGGCCAGGCGCCGCTGGGCGGCGAGATGAGCGGCCACATCTTCTTCAAGGAGCGCTGGTTCGGCTTCGACGACGGCACCTATGCCGGCACGCGCCTGCTGGAGATCGTCAGCCAGTCGCCCGACGCCAGCGCCGTGCTCAACGCCTTGCCCACGAGTTTCTCCACGCCCGAGCTCAACGTGGCCTGCAAGGAGGGCGAGCCGCCGAAGCTTGTCGCCGACGCCGTGGCCCTGGCCAACTTCCCGGCCCCGGCCACGATCAACACCATCGACGGCCTGCGTGTCGACTGGCCCGACGGCTTCGGTCTCTTGCGCGCCTCCAACACCACGCCGGTGCTGGTGCTGCGTTTCGAAGGCCATACCGAGGAAGCCCTGCATCGCATCGAGGCCGACATGCTGAAACTGCTGCGTCAGGTCAAGCCGGACGCCAGCTTTGCCGAAGCCGCGCATTGA
- the glgA gene encoding glycogen synthase GlgA, with product MKILQVAAEIFPLVKTGGLADVVGALPQALIAEGADVRLVLPGLPAILAGLEQSAVVCEIGAAFGAARVTLRRGVVKGSGVPAYVVDAPYLYKRPGNPYQAPDNSEWPDNAQRFALLGWVAAHIAAGELDPDWQADVLHAHDWHAAMACAYVSAHPASTAATVFTVHNLAYQGLFDPGDFPLLGLPSRFMMPASLEFHGQLSFMKAGLKYAQRVTTVSPTYAAEIATPEFGCGLDGVIRARGRDVSGILNGVDDDIWNPSDDPVIAAPYAASSLAGKAVCKAALQRALGLRVEPGTPLFGVVSRLTSQKGLDLVLAALPNLLAQGAQLAVQGSGDLPLEAAFSAAAAAHPGMVAVRLGYDEAFAHEMVAGCDAMLVPSRFEPCGLTQMYALRYGTVPVVRHVGGLVDTVVDAGGDADGAAAPNPLATGFMFGPALPAALSVALERTVAAYRQPEVWAALQQRGMAQNFSWATAARQYLAMYQGLNPNWGQGPRAGSPTPTAPTAKSGGASRLPA from the coding sequence ATGAAGATATTGCAAGTCGCCGCGGAAATCTTTCCGCTGGTCAAGACCGGCGGGCTCGCCGACGTGGTGGGTGCGCTGCCGCAGGCGCTGATCGCCGAAGGGGCCGATGTGCGGCTGGTGCTGCCGGGCCTGCCCGCCATCCTGGCCGGGCTCGAGCAGTCCGCGGTGGTGTGCGAGATCGGCGCGGCCTTCGGCGCGGCCCGCGTCACGCTGCGCCGCGGTGTCGTCAAGGGCAGCGGCGTGCCGGCCTATGTGGTCGATGCGCCTTATCTCTACAAGCGCCCGGGCAACCCGTACCAGGCGCCCGACAACAGCGAATGGCCCGACAACGCCCAACGCTTTGCCTTGCTCGGCTGGGTGGCCGCGCACATCGCCGCCGGCGAGCTCGATCCCGACTGGCAGGCCGACGTGCTGCATGCGCACGATTGGCATGCCGCCATGGCCTGTGCCTACGTCTCCGCCCATCCGGCTTCCACCGCGGCCACCGTGTTCACCGTGCACAACCTGGCCTACCAGGGCCTGTTCGATCCGGGCGACTTCCCGCTGCTGGGTCTGCCGTCGCGCTTCATGATGCCGGCCAGCCTTGAATTCCATGGCCAGCTGTCGTTCATGAAGGCCGGCCTCAAATACGCGCAGCGCGTGACCACGGTGAGCCCGACCTATGCGGCCGAGATCGCCACGCCCGAATTCGGCTGCGGGCTGGACGGCGTGATCCGCGCGCGCGGGCGCGATGTCTCGGGCATTCTCAACGGCGTGGACGACGACATCTGGAATCCGTCCGACGACCCTGTGATCGCCGCGCCGTATGCGGCCAGCAGCCTGGCCGGCAAGGCCGTGTGCAAGGCCGCGCTGCAACGCGCGCTGGGCCTGCGGGTCGAGCCGGGCACGCCGCTCTTTGGTGTCGTCAGCCGCCTGACGTCGCAAAAAGGCCTGGACCTGGTGCTGGCGGCCTTGCCGAACCTGCTGGCCCAGGGCGCGCAACTCGCGGTGCAGGGCAGTGGCGATCTGCCGCTCGAGGCCGCCTTCAGCGCCGCCGCCGCCGCGCATCCGGGCATGGTGGCGGTGCGGCTCGGTTACGACGAGGCCTTCGCGCACGAGATGGTGGCCGGTTGCGATGCCATGCTCGTGCCTTCGCGGTTCGAGCCCTGCGGCCTCACGCAGATGTATGCGCTGCGCTATGGCACGGTGCCGGTGGTGCGGCATGTGGGTGGATTGGTCGACACGGTGGTCGATGCCGGAGGTGACGCCGATGGTGCCGCCGCGCCCAATCCGCTGGCCACCGGCTTCATGTTCGGCCCGGCGCTGCCCGCCGCGCTGTCGGTGGCGCTGGAGCGCACCGTTGCCGCCTACCGCCAGCCCGAGGTCTGGGCGGCCCTGCAGCAGCGCGGCATGGCACAGAATTTTTCCTGGGCCACGGCGGCCCGGCAGTACCTGGCCATGTACCAGGGCTTGAACCCGAACTGGGGACAGGGGCCGAGGGCCGGGTCGCCAACACCGACAGCGCCCACCGCCAAGTCGGGCGGTGCCTCCCGCCTGCCGGCCTGA
- the glgC gene encoding glucose-1-phosphate adenylyltransferase, with translation MKTTDLAQSLDLPKRAIALVLAGGRGSRLMNMTDKRAKPAVYFGGKFRIIDFALSNCLNSGIRRIGVITQYKSHSLLRHLQRGWAFLKTEMNEFVDLLPAQQRNDNEHWYRGTADAVQQNRDILESYGADYIVVLAGDHIYKMNYALMLADHVAKGRDCTVACIAVPRKEASAFGVMAVDENSMITDFLEKPADPPAMPGHPDMALASMGIYIFNAKYLYEELERDMADAESSHDFGKDIIPRAVREGNAAAHPFGLSSVPNKEGDEPYWRDVGTIDAYWDANIDLTATDPLLNMYDTHWPIWTYQAQLPPAKFVHNQEDRRGMAIESLVSGGCIVSGSVFRSVLFSNVRVHSYATVGWAVLLPDVQIGRGARIHRAVIDRGCAIPDGMVIGEDAEADARRFYRSESGITLVTPPMLEKLAKTPE, from the coding sequence ATGAAAACAACCGACCTGGCCCAAAGTCTCGATCTGCCCAAGCGCGCCATCGCGCTGGTACTTGCCGGGGGGCGCGGCAGCCGCCTCATGAACATGACCGACAAGCGGGCCAAGCCGGCGGTTTATTTCGGCGGCAAATTCCGCATCATCGACTTCGCGTTGTCCAATTGCCTGAATTCCGGCATCCGGCGCATCGGTGTCATCACCCAATACAAGTCACACAGTCTTTTACGCCATCTGCAACGTGGCTGGGCGTTCCTGAAGACCGAAATGAACGAATTCGTCGATCTTCTGCCCGCCCAGCAGCGCAATGACAATGAACATTGGTACCGCGGCACGGCCGATGCGGTGCAGCAGAACCGCGACATCCTCGAGAGTTACGGCGCCGACTACATCGTGGTGCTGGCCGGCGACCACATCTACAAGATGAACTACGCGCTGATGCTGGCCGACCACGTGGCCAAGGGCCGCGACTGCACCGTGGCCTGCATCGCCGTCCCGCGCAAGGAAGCCTCGGCCTTCGGCGTGATGGCGGTGGACGAAAACAGCATGATCACCGACTTCCTCGAGAAGCCGGCCGACCCACCGGCCATGCCCGGCCATCCCGACATGGCGCTGGCGAGCATGGGCATCTACATCTTCAACGCCAAATACCTGTACGAGGAACTCGAGCGCGACATGGCCGACGCGGAGTCGAGCCACGACTTCGGCAAGGACATCATCCCGCGCGCGGTGCGCGAGGGCAATGCCGCGGCGCATCCGTTCGGCCTGAGCAGCGTGCCCAACAAGGAGGGCGACGAACCCTACTGGCGCGACGTCGGCACCATCGATGCCTATTGGGACGCGAACATCGACCTCACGGCCACCGACCCGCTGCTCAACATGTACGACACGCACTGGCCGATCTGGACCTACCAGGCGCAGTTGCCGCCGGCCAAGTTCGTGCACAACCAGGAAGACCGGCGCGGCATGGCCATCGAATCGCTGGTCTCGGGCGGCTGCATCGTCTCGGGCAGCGTCTTCCGCTCGGTGCTGTTCTCCAATGTGCGTGTGCACTCCTATGCCACGGTCGGCTGGGCGGTGCTGCTGCCCGACGTGCAGATCGGCCGCGGCGCGCGCATCCACCGCGCGGTGATCGACCGCGGCTGCGCCATTCCCGACGGCATGGTCATCGGCGAGGACGCCGAAGCCGACGCCCGTCGCTTCTACCGCAGCGAAAGCGGCATCACCCTGGTGACGCCACCCATGCTCGAAAAACTCGCGAAGACGCCTGAATGA